tACAGAGGTGTTAGGGGAATTAAAGGTgcatactctagagcaggggtccccaatcttcttGATCCTGTGGGCACATTTAGGATTCTGACATAGCATAGtgagcacagcaacaaaatggctgctgcaggaggaggagccaaacacaaaatggctaccacagcttAAATTCAGTAACACTATGTGGATCCTTGTagcagcagctgcttctaatgcagcatttaaaaataaaaacactgcacagccaatcaagccTCCAGCAGTTGAGCCAAAGTCCTGCCTGGCTCTACCCACTTCCTCAAAACACTTGCAGGTGCTAGAAAAGGTGTCAGCAGGTGCCATGGCGCCTGCAttcaccacgttggggacccctgctctaaagccagGAGcaaacacacttaaaaaaaacaaccaaactcATTATGCAAACCCATTATGCAAGGACCTCATCCTATCACCAGGCCACCTTTTCATTCCCCTTCCTCAACACCTTGCTAATATTGTGTGATGCTGCATATCTTTGACGGCCGCTGTTATTTTCAAGCACACCCCTCACCCGTCGGACCACGCTTCATCTTCTGCTGAACGGAGCAACCGGGTAGTCACTGCCAAGCCTGCCAGGGGGCACGCCATTCCGACAGACGTGGTGAGgagcctggggcagggatgccatAGAGGCAGGGcatggaagaggggggaaggagcccTAAATCACGCCTCCCTGGACGCTTGTTCCCAGGAGGAGCGTGAGGCTTACGAAGAAATTGTGCGGCTGCGGCAGGAGAGGGCACAGCTTCTGCAGAGGATCCGGAGTCTGGAGCTGCAGCAAGAGAAGCAGGAGCCAGAGGTAAAGGGCAGAGTCCCCCACCTGTCTATGCAACTAGGAGACCCCTGTAAAAGAGCACTAAGCCCAAAAAGCATGAATGTAAAAGGGCTACACTAGAGTCAATTAGGACTGAATAAATTCTTCCACTTCATTTCTTTACAGTTCAGGAGTTTCGCCCTGTGTCATGTTTCATTCCTCCTCATTTCCAGTGTAACAATGAATGAATTTGGAAAATGACACACACAGGCAGCTTGTGATCATGTGCACTTCTATCCTTTACTACCCTGTGCGTTACCACTGCACATGTGTGCATTGACAACACCCATGACAAGCAGCCTTGATGGGATTGCGCttgaagctgctttgatattctTTTGGCGTGGTGTGTTACAAGTGTAAAACACACAAGTCATGTGACTCCCAGCCATCAGAAGATTTGGAGGATATGGATCTCAACATGAGAACACCCTGGTATCAGTCAGTGTAATGTCCTGGACTATGATCAGGGAGACTGTCTGCTATATAAACCTGCTGGGAGATTTTGGACCAGCCACACACTTTtcaacctaacctatctcacaggattgttgcaaggctgaaatggaggagagaataatgatgtaagctgctttgggcctgtGTTGGGGAGAAAGCCAGGGTATAAATGTGTTGCCAGCTAATCAAAGATGTGCTtaatctgggcccataacctttgttggcagagtaattgaCACAGCAACAGTACACAACCTGATTAAACAGTAGATAAAGTTTTATTTAGGagttaatatacttgataggaaagaggagagacagagaaaggtccTTAACTATATctttgagagagagagtgagagagagagagagagagagagagagagagagagagagagagagagagactgtgtgGCActttggagaaggagcaggagccTTAAGAGTAGCAACTTGGTGATGAACAAGGAATGATACTTAatggtcttcttgctgccctgttcagggtcttcttctttgtacacaagacattgccttttccaacaaaATGAAgcgaataaataaaaataataaatactcaCGCTCAATTCAAGATCTaggtgttgttgttggtttttgcaGTTATAAATCAATGCATCTCTCTGTGCTGATTGGTATCTTAGAGAGGGAAGGATGATTAAAATTAATGAAAGTAGCTGAGAACTATAGCAAGCTACAGACGGCACACTGGGCAAAATTTGCAGATTAAAAACACAGAATGAAATAGGTTTTTCCAGAGATTTGGTTCCACTTGAGAAATGACAGCATTTGGAAAAGGGAGAAATTCAAGTGAGGAGGATTTTCAGAAGCGTCCTGGAGTCGAAAGGAATGGAGATGTCAAAATGCTCAGGACactgaaatcttttaaaaatgggtgGCTTTCAGAGGAGATTTTTCAAATGCCAAAAAGTGGAACTTCTTTTGCTAATGATGctgatccccaggtgggacctggggatctcctggttttaaagctcatggctgctttggagggtggactccatagcattatattccactgagatcccgccccaaatcccgcccattcctggttccacccccaaagtatttcCTAAACCAGAACCGGCAACCCAATTTGAATCTCTAAACAGCATTCCATTTGAGTCTGCAGTGGAattattattttacttcatttatacctcatctttctccccagtggggatccgaGCCTGCTTGTATAATTctactcttctccattttatcctcacaacaaccctttgaggcagGCTAGGCAGAGTGTGTGGCTGGTCCATtgccatccagcaagcttccatggctgagtggggattcaggagtctcccagatcctagcatGGCACTCTAGGCTTTTCTCAACACTCCAGCTGCATTCCAGAATCTGTGTTTGATAACGGGCCTCAGCTATGGGAATTTACACTAGAGAGAACCTCAGGTCACCTGCAGACCGCCTTCCCCTTCTGTACCCACAAGATCTGGAGTGAGATCAGGTCTTCCAGGTAAGAAGCTGCTGCTCAGAGTCAGGCATGATAAATCCTACAAAGAACAAAATGTATGAAGCTTCTCTAAAGGTGTGAAGCTTTCAGTCCATTTTAACCATGTctggcctttccccccctttatgCTAGAGACCGGGACTGGAAGATGACGCCTTACATACTATGGAGAAACAGGTAAATCCTGGGAATCAGATGGCTTAAGACTTGACCCCTATTTGCATGTCTAGCAATCTAGCAACAAGAAGATTGTCATTTACAAACAAAATCCTACAGAACAGCCATTCTTGCCAGAATCAGTCTCCTCTTCTTTCAAACTAATGAAATCACAAGAAACTTGACCAGGTGGTAGGTGTCAAAACCATACGTTATGCTTTGGCCATGTATTGCCTGCATTTCTTGAACGGATGTCAAAACCATATTCTGTGGTTATACCATGTTTCGCTTGACTGTTTGTGGACTGTTTGGAAGACATAACCACACTTTATATGGTTATAGTGCTTGTATCGCTTGACTTGCCTTACTGTGGGTTGTTTCCTTTCCTATATGTACATCACTGTGGTCTTTAATCCTGAATGTAGCTAGCCAGCCTGGGGTTTTCTAGAGGGGTCTCGCGTTTGGAGCTGTGGGAAGGACCATCATTCCCACCATCTTTGGGAATTTGCATTTTTCCCAGCCATTCGGTCAGGAAAATGCCTTTGTGCCAAAACCATTGGGTGGAGGGTAGATCAGGGGGATGTAGAGGTAgaatctttagtcttagcaagatgATCAGTTTTctgttctttcaataaagagattttccttcaaTGGAGCCTACTTATTGGGAGGAATTGACAGAACCTCACAATAGGAATTCTGGGCATAATATTTGCTTTACCTTGTCAGATACAAGATCTTCAGAAGCAACTGAGTGAGAAAACAGATGAGAAGGAGAATTTGGGGAAAGAACTGGAGTTCCTCCGGAGCCACTTGTCGTCCCTAGAGGTAcaggagtgggggtgggtgggaagactTCTTCTGAGTTAAACATAGAACATTGGTTGGTCTAAAGAGATGAGCCAGCATCAATGGCTTTAAACGTGCAGGCGAAAGCCTATTGGCTCTCTGTGTCAACTGACCCTGTTTAAGCAGATAGCTGCAACACCGCTTTATGACCACCAGTACAAGCTGTGAAACCATCTCTGTGGTGCAGGAGGAAGGCGCCTAGCTCCCAGCCAGTCCCTAACTGGAGACATCTCCTCCCTTGTATGGCTACTTgatgaatatatatatagtttCATGTTCTACTTGGAGTAGTAGGAAATTCTGGGGCTTATTTATAGCTCCTGCTTGCTTTGAAGAGAGTACCCTTGTGTTCCTGCTTATGTTATCTGCACATATACCGGTTGAGCAGGTGGGAAACAGGCAGGTCCTGCTATGCTTCATCAGTCCACAAAAGCAATCCCTGAAATATCTCCCTTCCCTCCAGCCTACTTCTCTAGCAATGGACATTTCTCCCCCGGTCATGCACCAAACTTCCCTTAGATTTCCAAGGTTATAGGTTggtgtggtttatttatttattatatttatataccacctgccctggaggctcagggcagtacacataaaacagaactgaaaccatacagataacttagattaatgataatgaatgaagtgaaacaacaagcaacatggaacagtagaaaaaatgtgggaaacattaaattaaatcttactgatagcccagtgggttgggtggagtgATGGAGggtgctattgggggggggggggggctcaggaggagagcccttgggaagtgatggcacaggtggacctcaaccaaatgcctggtggaggagctcccttttggttTCAGGGTACACCCCTGCCTCCACACCTCCTTTTTCAAGACTCTTGTCACCAAATGGCCATATGACAATCTGGATCCTCCCTTTCTGTGTTCTTACTTTCAGAATGAGAAGGAGAACACCAGCTATGACATCGAGACATTGCAGGATGAAGAGCTGCTAGAGTTCCCAGGTATGTGTCctgagctgaatctgcacggagcttttattccaatcccaggtcgattcagtccctgtcattTCCACTGAatgccatttccattttgatttttttgtccattttgattttttccctatacaacaaacatgattgatccggagtgaccctacctttcccctgcaatatcctagagtggatataaccctcaatatttgaaaaatcggtgtgagaaagcatgcagagctctgcatgttccgaatttgctgctgagctctgtggtagagaagccatgATTTGCTAAGCTtcacttccttgttcccaggctgcaagcttgccttaaaggggaagcgctctcagcagaggctccagaagccctaacttctctcgatagagatttgcctcttgtttttttttctccctcctctgctgtctccaatccttcccccccccccttcaagaaaagaaagagactcccgcagtgcttggctcctccttccccttctgagcttccctaaccacgtgcagaacacttttctgtttcaattgggggggggggagaggaagacccgagttcaaatcgatctggattcagcaggacccacaatggaataaacaaagtaagtgcagattcagccctgctcCCCCATTTTTCCACATGCAAGGATTCTATTAACTCACTCCACAGTTATCCATGGCAAATCTCTTGAGGACTGCATCAGGTGTGCCACAGTGCAACCTAGGTTAGCATAggggaacagtcttttgactagactgccctgtacctgtgagccaaaggccacatatatattatatattatttaaattctgccaagaagaattgatcctattgaaggacttcattagcaaaccaaaaacaaccactgatgaaaacttactttaaaacagttaaaatctaGAGGCCAtttgtagcctaggataggttcttttttctgttgtagcATAACACCTTGTGCAAGCATCCTATAACTGCAGTTTCACTGGATCATGGGTTTTGTAGTTTGCACTACTTAAACCCCCACAAGCTTCTGGGGCCTGTGTTTAAGAGACACATAATATATTTGGGTACAGGTATGTAATTTCCAGCTGTTGAATCATACAGCTGTTGAATAAACAGATGCATTTAAGAATGAAATAACAAATCCATGCTAAGGAGTTAGGACAAacaaaaattaacaaaaatattTGTCAGCGGACTGGTCTGCTGTCCAAGCTCTGACCATTCCCAGACCTGTTTAGCTCCAGCAAAGTGACTCCGTTATGTACCTTTCAATCAGACATGGAGATCTTCCTCTGCTTCAACAGGGGCAGAGCTATTGCTATCCAAAAAAAGCCTGAGCATCTCTACAGAGGAACTCCTGGCTACCCTGCAGGGCCAAGTGCAGTCCCTAACGCAAAAGAACAAAGAGCTTATGGAAAAAATACAGGTAAGGTCTTCTTCATTGATTTTGATGTCGGTTTTTGCCGACTACAATTCATACTGTTTTGAAGCTATAAATCACTTAGAAAAAGGATACTGAGCTGCAAACGATGAATAAATCATACAAACAAGATGCCTTTTCACCTTCTTGCATACTTCTCCATTCGTCTCCACTGCCTCTGGAATTGGATTTTCTGCCAGGGCCTATGATTGACAAGTGAGTGAAATGCAAACACGTTTAGATTCCAGGTGAGCATCCCCCTCCCCGCCATGCTGGCCATGCTGCCAGTGCGATTCTTGCTCAGTTTGGAATTTCAACAGAGATTCTTCTTGGCACAGGGTGAtctgggatttggggggtggcGGGTTAGCCGTGGTTTGCCCTGACCCACATGGCCCGGTctaacccaatcttgtcagattgcaaaagccaagcagggtcatctctggttagtagttggatgacAGACCATCCAGGGttacaaataaaataagcagtcaaTGTCAAACTACCTCACTTTGTCTCTCCCTTTGAAACTCCAGCAGCGTTGCCAGAAGGGGGATGTGACTATCAGCGCTTCCCATCACCAGCCATAGTTTCTCTTCCACACCCGATGCCGTTTGTATTCCCCCAAAATTAATTCTTCATCATAATCTGTTGTCAAAGGAAGAAGGAGGTTTCTCAGTAAGCTCTCGGATGCTGATATAGTGATAGATTCTGATGAAGATTTAATTTGAAAAGTTTTTTACCAGATGCTGTTCATAAATGAAAATTTAATTCTGAAATTTTACTTTTGAGGATGAAGGCTTCAGTTCCCTAATTTGCATTCTGGAACTGGAATGAGGATCTGATTGAGTCCTGCTCCTTCTgtgtttgatttttatttttgacTCTGCCATTTATTCTTCTGGAAAAGTAGAGCATTAAATCTTTTCCAGTATTTTGCCTCTCACGTCTTTTCATATTTTTCACCATCTGGAGGCTAACAACTCACTTTTAGTCCTggcatgctatagagcaggggtagtcaacctgtagacctccagatgtccatggactacaattcccaggagcccctgccagcatttgctggcaggggctcctgggaattgtagtccatgaacatctggaggaccacaggttgattacccctgctaaaGAGGAGCCTGTTTTGGTGGTCCTTCCTTTTGCCTTTccaggggcatttctgcacccgttaaatgtagtgaaatgcttacctaatgtagtcgttatattctgacccctccatatgacgttgcccacatccagcgtctgggcagtaaccagctggctacatcctccattttaaagtgctagttggggaatcacataaagtggattccccaaccttttAACGCTAGCTACCAGAAAGCaagcagcaggcaaccagcatagggaaggtatggaggctcaaacatgctaaaggcgcctgcctcatcccaccctcacacccgactccctctcccttgttcctggggacaggaatgtcttcttaaaaatggctaacatcctgaagcaacgaataggcagacaagcgtgcaggcaatgccaaaaataaaagtttttttttccaaagttgaaaCACAAACCATGCCtcaagttttctctcccccccccccaaaaaaaaaatcaggaatgagattaatatttaaaagtatcaaaggacttgtgataccacaaggggtggcattcaaaaagcactatgcatctattaatgtatgcataggcattgcaacggagaagtatgaattaaaaacaaatagtGGGCAATGCagaacctttaaaatatggagaaaggggattggttgcctggattgattacAGGCGGAAGCGAGTCAcctataaggcacgttgctctcttctgccatttccagcagcatatgTGGTGAGCTGTGTGAAAAGGcggacaaaggcgagacagcaaaaagttgaggaggggctgggaagcgcgACATGATTTAGCActctgccattcagctggcgtaacactatttttactgttgTGCGGAAATTGTCTGAGGCTGGCAGGAAATTTAATTCTCCTGTTGTTCTCTGACAGCTCCATTCCGGCTGTGTGAAACAATAGCTAACGATGAATTATCGAAAGCTTTCTTGGACTGAGTCAATTGGCTGTTGTGTGTTTCTCAGGCTGTGTAGCCATGGTCTAGttcagaagtggccaaactgtggctctccagatgtctggagatgagcaataattccaggggatccccaggtcccacttggcggctggcatccctaaatccatTCTCCAAAGTCGCCATTTTctcagaggaattgatctctataatctggagatccaggatGTATAATGCGGGAGAGATCCAGGCCCCACGTGGAGGTTGGAAACGTAACCTTTCTAATTGCTGCTCTGGGGTTATGGAAACTACATCTACAGATGTAGGTGGTTCAGAAGGTTATTATTAAGGAACAAATCCTCCCTAGTTCTCAAGTAATTTCCAGTAAACAAACTGGTTTTTGCTGAGCTTCATCAGGAGAACTATCGCGTTCATCTTTAGGGAGCATTTGAGCAGGTGCCTTTTTGCAGCTCAATGGAAGCTATCAAATTACTTGTTTACACTTTTATTGCAGGCTTTTAAAACCTGAgttggtttcatgaaaccctagggtttcttgacagctctgggagggtttcctggatggatgggagttaattaatatttatagagtttttaaatttgttaaacatttttcggttgtcatgtcgacccacccaccccctcccaaagtgggcctggaaggggtaggaagggaaggggccctgggtgggcatgtacacagctatgtttcccaaccgtattctgcatgatcgtgccacttttgaggtttcttgaaacctgaagaaagtttcaggggtttcccaattgtagaaaagctgagaaaggctgcattattgTTGAGCCTCCAAtatctgacaggatcgggcttgcctaGGCCTAAAAtgtcactgaggtcccttcccttccctgactacaccctcccaaggctccacctccaaatctgcaagaatttcccaactcaaagatGACAACCCTAGGAATGTGACAGATACGCGGAAAGAACTTGCTATCTTATCTGTAAACTATGGCATGCCATAGATTCCCACCTGAATTCTCTCCTCCTTAGGTACCTCCCCCAaacctccatgaatttcccaggccagagttggTGCCCTTAATTGAAAGACAGTGAGTTCCAAAGCTAAGTGGATTTCAGAGAGAGGGTGAAggggatagaccaggggtagtcaaactgcggccctccagatgtccatggactacaattcccaggagccccctgccagcattcgctggcagggggctcctgggaattgtagtccatggacatctggagggccgcagtttgactacccctgggatagacaaAAGGAGAGAGGATGTGATTGacatacctgcccacccactgttcCCCTGGTACAGAGCAGCTATTCATAATTGACAAGAGGGCCTTTCACCCTCACAAGCAGCTCTGCCTGTAGGGTCATGTTTCAAGATACCTGTGGTATAATCCTGCCAAATAAAGACCATCTCAGGGAACTTCTCCCAGTGCTCCACGAGTCTCTTTCCCCACCAACCAACATTCCATTTTGCACAGATCCTGGAGAATTACGAGAGGGATGAGAGTGACGCAGATGTCTCCGGGGACTTCATCCCTATCATCTTGTATGACTCACTGAGATCGGAGTTTGACCTTCTGAAGGCACAGCACGCCGAGGCCCAGGCAGCCTTGGAGGCTCTGGAAGGGGGGGCCACCACTAATGAGGCCTCCTGCAAGCTCGTCTCAGCGGAGGCTTACGAGAATCTGAAGTCCAGTTACGAGCAGCAGATCCGAGCCCTCAAAGAGTCTCTGGAGAAGAGCGGCTCACCAACCAGTGGAGAGAAGAAGAATTCTGGCTTGGggatggaagaggaggaagtgATGGGAAGCAAGCTGGAAGAGATGGCCAAAGTGCTGAGCGAGACCCAAGAGAAATACCAGGCTGCCCTCCAGGAAGCATCACTCCTTCAGGAACAAATTGAGTTGGGCATCTTGTCGGTGGAGGAGAAGGATGTCGTGGAGAGCTCCAGAGCAGAACTAGAGACAGTGAAGGCTGCTCTGCACCAGGCTCAGGAGGACCTGAAAGCGCGAGACCAGAAGGTGAAGGATCTGGAGGGACGACTGAAGGAGACAGCTGTGCAGGGTCCCCCCACAACGGAGTATGAGGAGATGAAGGCCTCCCTTGCCATCTCCCTGGAGGAGGCCTCCAGAGAGAAGGAGGCCCTGCTGATGAGGTGCAGCTCTGCTGAAGCAGAGGTGAAGGAACTGAGAGAAACCTTGGAGGAGAAAATCCGCGAGACTGAGAAGGCCGAAAGAGGCCTGTTGGAAAGCCAGAGCCTGCGGGAGGAGGCCAGCAACTTGCAGAAGCGGCTCGAGGCCGAAACAAAGAAGAGCGAGGAAGCGCGGGCTCAGATGGAGAAGATCAAGGAGGGGCACAAGAAACTGGAGAAGGAACTTCAGGTCTCCAAGGACAGGCTGGCCTCCCAGTACATCCCCAAGCAGGAGCACGAGGAGACGGTGGCAAAAACGAGATCGTCACTTTCAGAAGCCGAAAGACAGCTGGCGGAGCTGAAGGAGAAGCACGCTGCCATCCAGAAGGAGCTGACAGAACTGCAGAAGAAGTCAGAGAGCTACAGACGAGAGTCGGTGCCCATAACGGAGCACGCTCGGGCCAAGGAGGCTTTGGAGGGTACCTTGTGGGAGCTGAAGGCCAAGTCTAAACTGCTGGAGCAAGAATTGAACGCCAAGAACAAGGAGTTCACGCGGCTGCAGGTGGAGCTGGATGCTGTCCGGCAGGACGCAGTCTCCAAGGAGGTCCATGAGCAACTCCGGGCCAGCCTGCAGGGCGAGGTGGAAGCCCTGAATGCTAAGCTGGCCGATTTAGGGCGGAAGCATGAACGCACCTGTACAGAGGTCTTCCAGGTGCAGCGCGAGGCGCTCTTCATGAAGAGTGAGAAGCATGCTGCCgaggcccagctggctgcagcagAGAAGCAACTGAAGAGCTTGCGGGCCGAGTCGGACCGGATCCAGGAGCTGCACAGCCACATCGAGGACTCGGCCAAGCTGGTCAAGGAGAAGGACAAGAAGGTGAGCCCTTGGGGGATGAGGGGATGAAAGTCTTAAGGCTGGAGGGAAGGGTCAGATGCAGGGGGAGGAATCTCCATGGGCCAACATCTCCAAATACATCCCAGAATCCTTTGGGCTATGGGGAACCTTCTCAGCTCGCCATAAAAATGTAGCCAAATTTGGCAGGCAGCCAACCGGTATTGCATGGTCCAAGGCTTTCGAGGCAGGAAAAATCTGCCAAACAGGACAATTCTGGTTTACAGGCTAACGGGTTGCTAATTTCTGAAGTGGAGgcttagtttttaaaaacttagagcCGGTGTGGTTCAGTGGCTAGGATGAGGATTTGGGGGACCTAAATTCGAATCCTCACACGaccatggaaacttgcttggTGTGACCTTTG
The nucleotide sequence above comes from Paroedura picta isolate Pp20150507F chromosome 4, Ppicta_v3.0, whole genome shotgun sequence. Encoded proteins:
- the ANKRD24 gene encoding ankyrin repeat domain-containing protein 24 isoform X3, whose translation is MKSLRARFKKSDSQDWSKNDEKLLQAVEYNDAERVASLLLRKGLVPTKLDSEGKSAFHLASMKGNVDCLEVMLAHGADAMTTDSSGCTALHLSAKHGHPQCMSKLLQASCPVDLADSNGRTALHHAALSGCISCLEILCDFKASLNTKDQDGATPLMLAAKMSHSELCRYLLHRGAAVNTRDQRGRTALMVACENGSVETVEVLVHGGARVSLVDATGHDATHYGAAVGNALIQHYLQEAAHRHSWTSEEESDRLSSQASSPRQSLSKGKNSSPRKRKAPPPPPCAPNQHTPHPSDHASSSAERSNRVVTAKPARGHAIPTDVEEREAYEEIVRLRQERAQLLQRIRSLELQQEKQEPERPGLEDDALHTMEKQIQDLQKQLSEKTDEKENLGKELEFLRSHLSSLENEKENTSYDIETLQDEELLEFPGAELLLSKKSLSISTEELLATLQGQVQSLTQKNKELMEKIQILENYERDESDADVSGDFIPIILYDSLRSEFDLLKAQHAEAQAALEALEGGATTNEASCKLVSAEAYENLKSSYEQQIRALKESLEKSGSPTSGEKKNSGLGMEEEEVMGSKLEEMAKVLSETQEKYQAALQEASLLQEQIELGILSVEEKDVVESSRAELETVKAALHQAQEDLKARDQKVKDLEGRLKETAVQGPPTTEYEEMKASLAISLEEASREKEALLMRCSSAEAEVKELRETLEEKIRETEKAERGLLESQSLREEASNLQKRLEAETKKSEEARAQMEKIKEGHKKLEKELQVSKDRLASQYIPKQEHEETVAKTRSSLSEAERQLAELKEKHAAIQKELTELQKKSESYRRESVPITEHARAKEALEGTLWELKAKSKLLEQELNAKNKEFTRLQVELDAVRQDAVSKEVHEQLRASLQGEVEALNAKLADLGRKHERTCTEVFQVQREALFMKSEKHAAEAQLAAAEKQLKSLRAESDRIQELHSHIEDSAKLVKEKDKKITELSKEVFKLKEALNELSELSGQAGPSPKAISPQKTENRQEVAMLQGKIHDLEQQLAEAERRHTNVISLYRGHLLYAIQGHMDEDIQRILFQILKMQRLQEQGR
- the ANKRD24 gene encoding ankyrin repeat domain-containing protein 24 isoform X4; translation: MAARYLLGGTMKQICFCAASSFASQDWSKNDEKLLQAVEYNDAERVASLLLRKGLVPTKLDSEGKSAFHLASMKGNVDCLEVMLAHGADAMTTDSSGCTALHLSAKHGHPQCMSKLLQASCPVDLADSNGRTALHHAALSGCISCLEILCDFKASLNTKDQDGATPLMLAAKMSHSELCRYLLHRGAAVNTRDQRGRTALMVACENGSVETVEVLVHGGARVSLVDATGHDATHYGAAVGNALIQHYLQEAAHRHSWTSEEESDRLSSQASSPRQSLSKGKNSSPRKRKAPPPPPCAPNQHTPHPSDHASSSAERSNRVVTAKPARGHAIPTDVEEREAYEEIVRLRQERAQLLQRIRSLELQQEKQEPERPGLEDDALHTMEKQIQDLQKQLSEKTDEKENLGKELEFLRSHLSSLENEKENTSYDIETLQDEELLEFPGAELLLSKKSLSISTEELLATLQGQVQSLTQKNKELMEKIQILENYERDESDADVSGDFIPIILYDSLRSEFDLLKAQHAEAQAALEALEGGATTNEASCKLVSAEAYENLKSSYEQQIRALKESLEKSGSPTSGEKKNSGLGMEEEEVMGSKLEEMAKVLSETQEKYQAALQEASLLQEQIELGILSVEEKDVVESSRAELETVKAALHQAQEDLKARDQKVKDLEGRLKETAVQGPPTTEYEEMKASLAISLEEASREKEALLMRCSSAEAEVKELRETLEEKIRETEKAERGLLESQSLREEASNLQKRLEAETKKSEEARAQMEKIKEGHKKLEKELQVSKDRLASQYIPKQEHEETVAKTRSSLSEAERQLAELKEKHAAIQKELTELQKKSESYRRESVPITEHARAKEALEGTLWELKAKSKLLEQELNAKNKEFTRLQVELDAVRQDAVSKEVHEQLRASLQGEVEALNAKLADLGRKHERTCTEVFQVQREALFMKSEKHAAEAQLAAAEKQLKSLRAESDRIQELHSHIEDSAKLVKEKDKKITELSKEVFKLKEALNELSELSGQAGPSPKAISPQKTENRQEVAMLQGKIHDLEQQLAEAERRHTNVISLYRGHLLYAIQYLSGCSLW
- the ANKRD24 gene encoding ankyrin repeat domain-containing protein 24 isoform X1; the protein is MAARYLLGGTMKQICFCAASSFASQDWSKNDEKLLQAVEYNDAERVASLLLRKGLVPTKLDSEGKSAFHLASMKGNVDCLEVMLAHGADAMTTDSSGCTALHLSAKHGHPQCMSKLLQASCPVDLADSNGRTALHHAALSGCISCLEILCDFKASLNTKDQDGATPLMLAAKMSHSELCRYLLHRGAAVNTRDQRGRTALMVACENGSVETVEVLVHGGARVSLVDATGHDATHYGAAVGNALIQHYLQEAAHRHSWTSEEESDRLSSQASSPRQSLSKGKNSSPRKRKAPPPPPCAPNQHTPHPSDHASSSAERSNRVVTAKPARGHAIPTDVEEREAYEEIVRLRQERAQLLQRIRSLELQQEKQEPERPGLEDDALHTMEKQIQDLQKQLSEKTDEKENLGKELEFLRSHLSSLENEKENTSYDIETLQDEELLEFPGAELLLSKKSLSISTEELLATLQGQVQSLTQKNKELMEKIQILENYERDESDADVSGDFIPIILYDSLRSEFDLLKAQHAEAQAALEALEGGATTNEASCKLVSAEAYENLKSSYEQQIRALKESLEKSGSPTSGEKKNSGLGMEEEEVMGSKLEEMAKVLSETQEKYQAALQEASLLQEQIELGILSVEEKDVVESSRAELETVKAALHQAQEDLKARDQKVKDLEGRLKETAVQGPPTTEYEEMKASLAISLEEASREKEALLMRCSSAEAEVKELRETLEEKIRETEKAERGLLESQSLREEASNLQKRLEAETKKSEEARAQMEKIKEGHKKLEKELQVSKDRLASQYIPKQEHEETVAKTRSSLSEAERQLAELKEKHAAIQKELTELQKKSESYRRESVPITEHARAKEALEGTLWELKAKSKLLEQELNAKNKEFTRLQVELDAVRQDAVSKEVHEQLRASLQGEVEALNAKLADLGRKHERTCTEVFQVQREALFMKSEKHAAEAQLAAAEKQLKSLRAESDRIQELHSHIEDSAKLVKEKDKKITELSKEVFKLKEALNELSELSGQAGPSPKAISPQKTENRQEVAMLQGKIHDLEQQLAEAERRHTNVISLYRGHLLYAIQGHMDEDIQRILFQILKMQRLQEQGR